A single Candidatus Binatia bacterium DNA region contains:
- the rpsC gene encoding 30S ribosomal protein S3, which yields MGQKTHPKGFRLGITEQWDSKWFARRDYQQLLHEDLRIRKFLKERLYHAGISKVEIERAANKAKINIHTARPGIVIGKKGAEIEKLKSELSKLTKKESFINIHEVRRPDVDGQLVAENVALQLERRVAFRRAMKEAVGRAMRMGALGVRIQCSGRLGGAEIARTEWYREGRVPLHTLRADISYGLAEGKTTYGVIGIKAWIFRGEVLTKEEEKQRAALGG from the coding sequence ATGGGACAGAAAACGCATCCAAAGGGATTTCGGCTCGGCATCACCGAGCAGTGGGACTCTAAATGGTTCGCTCGGCGCGACTACCAGCAGTTGCTGCACGAGGATCTTCGCATCCGCAAGTTCCTCAAGGAGCGCCTGTATCACGCCGGCATCTCGAAGGTGGAGATCGAACGCGCGGCAAACAAGGCAAAGATCAACATTCATACGGCGCGGCCTGGCATCGTGATCGGTAAGAAAGGCGCCGAGATCGAGAAGCTGAAGAGCGAACTCAGCAAACTGACGAAGAAAGAGTCGTTCATCAATATCCACGAAGTTCGCCGACCCGATGTCGATGGACAGTTGGTCGCCGAAAACGTCGCCTTACAGCTGGAGCGCCGCGTCGCCTTTCGGCGGGCCATGAAAGAAGCCGTCGGACGTGCTATGCGGATGGGAGCTCTGGGAGTCCGGATCCAGTGCTCCGGGCGTCTGGGCGGAGCGGAGATCGCCCGCACGGAATGGTACCGCGAGGGGCGGGTGCCACTTCATACGCTGCGGGCCGATATCAGCTACGGTTTGGCCGAAGGCAAGACAACCTATGGGGTCATCGGCATCAAGGCCTGGATCTTCCGCGGCGAGGTGCTCACCAAGGAAGAGGAGAAGCAACGGGCAGCCCTGGGCGGGTAA
- the rplD gene encoding 50S ribosomal protein L4, with the protein MPVVSQRNEVVGEIALPAAVFSQPVRRHLLYETVRMQQANRRAGTAATKTRAFVRGGGKKPWRQKGTGRARAGSSRSPIWRGGAVIFGPQPRDYSYRMPASARKAALCSALASKVREGKLLVLDKIAIEAPKTKLLAKLIADLKVESTLILIPEKDDGLERAARNLPLVKVLRTEGANVYDLLRYDRLILTPGAVEALNRRLGA; encoded by the coding sequence ATGCCAGTCGTGTCGCAGCGCAACGAGGTGGTTGGGGAAATCGCCTTGCCGGCGGCCGTGTTCAGCCAGCCCGTGCGGCGCCACCTGCTGTACGAGACGGTCCGGATGCAGCAAGCGAATCGTCGCGCCGGTACTGCTGCCACAAAAACGCGCGCCTTTGTCAGGGGCGGTGGGAAGAAGCCTTGGCGCCAAAAGGGTACGGGACGCGCGCGCGCCGGTAGCAGTCGTTCTCCTATTTGGAGGGGGGGGGCCGTCATCTTCGGGCCACAACCACGGGACTACTCGTATCGCATGCCCGCATCAGCACGGAAGGCTGCGCTCTGCTCGGCGTTGGCGTCGAAGGTGCGCGAGGGGAAACTGCTGGTGCTGGATAAGATTGCGATCGAGGCGCCCAAGACCAAGTTGCTGGCCAAGCTGATCGCCGACCTCAAAGTGGAAAGCACCCTGATCCTCATCCCGGAAAAGGACGACGGTCTCGAACGCGCGGCGCGGAACCTGCCCCTTGTCAAGGTGCTGCGAACCGAAGGTGCGAATGTCTATGATTTGCTGCGCTACGACCGGCTTATCCTGACACCAGGGGCCGTGGAGGCTCTGAATCGGAGGCTAGGCGCATGA
- the rplV gene encoding 50S ribosomal protein L22, which yields MEARAVSRHLRMGPRKARGVADLIRGKNVGEALMILDFIPKKGARLLAKTLKSVIANAENQQRVDVDRLYVRRVMIDGGATLKRFLPRAHGRATPIRKRTSHITIVVDER from the coding sequence ATGGAAGCACGGGCCGTCAGCCGCCATCTCCGCATGGGACCACGCAAGGCGCGCGGGGTGGCAGACCTCATCCGCGGGAAGAACGTGGGCGAGGCCTTGATGATTCTGGATTTCATTCCCAAAAAAGGGGCGCGCCTCCTGGCGAAGACATTGAAGTCGGTGATTGCCAACGCCGAGAATCAGCAACGCGTCGACGTGGACCGGCTGTATGTGCGCCGCGTCATGATTGATGGAGGCGCCACGCTGAAGCGGTTCCTGCCGCGCGCGCATGGGCGGGCAACGCCAATACGGAAACGGACCAGCCACATCACCATCGTCGTCGACGAACGTTAA
- the rplB gene encoding 50S ribosomal protein L2, producing the protein MATRQYKPTSPGRRFRSVLVFSELTDKEPERQLLAPKQRTGGRNALGRMTSRHRGGGHKQRYRIIDFRRDKDLVPAKVAAIEYDPNRSARLALLNYVDGEKRYILAPVGLRPGDSVAAGEGADIKPGNAMALRQIPTGTMVHNIELKPGRGAQLARSAGAAAQLMAKEGSRALLKLPSGELRYVQLTCRATIGQVGNVDHENVSHGKAGRSRWLGKRPHVRGMAMNPVDHPHGGGEGRSKGNHPQSPWGQPAKGYKTRHNPRTDRLIVKRRSR; encoded by the coding sequence ATGGCAACGCGTCAGTACAAGCCGACATCTCCGGGGCGCAGATTCCGGAGCGTGCTCGTTTTTTCCGAGCTCACAGACAAGGAGCCTGAACGGCAGCTCCTTGCGCCCAAGCAGCGTACGGGCGGCCGCAATGCCCTCGGCCGCATGACCAGCCGGCACCGCGGTGGGGGTCACAAGCAGCGCTACCGGATCATCGACTTTCGCCGCGACAAGGATCTGGTGCCTGCAAAGGTGGCTGCGATCGAATACGATCCGAACCGTTCCGCCCGCCTGGCCTTGTTGAACTACGTGGACGGCGAGAAGCGCTACATCCTGGCACCGGTCGGGCTGCGGCCAGGAGATAGTGTCGCCGCAGGTGAAGGCGCCGACATCAAGCCGGGTAACGCGATGGCGCTGCGCCAGATTCCGACCGGTACTATGGTGCACAATATCGAACTCAAGCCGGGACGCGGCGCCCAACTGGCGCGGAGCGCCGGCGCCGCGGCGCAGTTGATGGCTAAAGAAGGCTCGCGGGCACTGCTGAAGCTGCCCTCGGGAGAACTACGGTACGTCCAGTTGACGTGCCGGGCGACCATCGGACAGGTTGGCAACGTCGATCACGAGAACGTCTCCCACGGTAAGGCCGGACGTAGCCGCTGGCTCGGGAAGCGGCCGCATGTCCGCGGCATGGCCATGAACCCCGTCGACCATCCGCACGGCGGTGGTGAGGGACGCTCGAAGGGCAATCACCCGCAGTCGCCATGGGGGCAGCCGGCAAAGGGATACAAGACGCGGCACAATCCCCGCACGGATCGACTCATCGTAAAGCGGCGGAGCCGCTAG
- the rpsJ gene encoding 30S ribosomal protein S10 — MNEKIRIRLKAYDHRLLDQSVKEIVETVRQTGGRVAGPIPLPTHIERFTVNRSPHVDKKSREQFEIRTHKRLLDILEPTQQTIDALGKLDLAAGVDVEIKLH; from the coding sequence ATGAATGAAAAGATTCGCATACGTTTGAAAGCGTACGATCATCGATTGCTGGATCAATCAGTGAAAGAGATCGTCGAGACCGTACGCCAGACTGGGGGCAGGGTGGCCGGACCGATTCCACTACCCACGCACATCGAGCGGTTTACGGTGAACCGGTCGCCACACGTCGACAAGAAGTCGCGAGAGCAGTTCGAAATCCGGACCCATAAGCGGCTGCTCGACATTTTGGAACCGACCCAGCAGACGATCGACGCCCTCGGGAAACTGGACCTGGCGGCCGGAGTGGACGTGGAGATTAAACTGCATTGA
- the tuf gene encoding elongation factor Tu (EF-Tu; promotes GTP-dependent binding of aminoacyl-tRNA to the A-site of ribosomes during protein biosynthesis; when the tRNA anticodon matches the mRNA codon, GTP hydrolysis results; the inactive EF-Tu-GDP leaves the ribosome and release of GDP is promoted by elongation factor Ts; many prokaryotes have two copies of the gene encoding EF-Tu), protein EMVMPGDNIRVSIELITPIAMDEGLRFAIREGGRTVGAGVVGKIIK, encoded by the coding sequence GAGATGGTGATGCCGGGCGACAACATCCGGGTGAGCATCGAGCTGATCACCCCCATCGCCATGGATGAAGGGCTGCGCTTCGCGATCCGCGAAGGCGGCCGCACCGTCGGCGCCGGCGTCGTCGGCAAAATCATTAAGTGA
- the rpmC gene encoding 50S ribosomal protein L29: MEPKELRDSSDEELEVRERELKESLFLLRLRHKTNQLESPARLAQTRRDIARISTIRRERELERNR; the protein is encoded by the coding sequence ATGGAGCCTAAGGAACTGCGCGACAGTAGCGATGAGGAGCTGGAGGTGAGGGAGCGTGAATTGAAGGAGTCGCTCTTTCTCCTGCGGCTGCGACATAAGACGAACCAGCTCGAGAGCCCCGCACGGCTGGCGCAGACCCGGCGCGATATCGCCCGCATCAGTACGATACGACGCGAGCGTGAGTTGGAGAGGAACCGCTAG
- the rplP gene encoding 50S ribosomal protein L16, with protein sequence MLAPKKVKYRKMQKGRRRGTAYRGATLAFGDYGLQATDRGWMTARELEAARVALTRHIKRGGRVWIRVFPDKPLTKKPAETRMGKGKGSPEVWVAVIKPGRVLFEMEGVSEETAREAFRLAAQKLSIPTQFRERVGAVGAAHGA encoded by the coding sequence ATGTTAGCGCCAAAGAAAGTCAAATACCGCAAGATGCAGAAGGGCCGGAGGCGGGGAACCGCCTACCGCGGCGCGACGCTGGCATTCGGTGATTACGGGCTGCAGGCGACCGACCGCGGCTGGATGACGGCGCGGGAGTTGGAAGCCGCGCGCGTCGCCCTGACACGCCACATTAAGCGCGGCGGCCGGGTGTGGATTCGGGTGTTCCCGGATAAGCCATTGACGAAGAAGCCGGCCGAAACTCGCATGGGAAAAGGCAAGGGTTCGCCTGAAGTGTGGGTCGCCGTCATTAAACCTGGCCGCGTCCTGTTCGAGATGGAGGGCGTTTCCGAGGAGACCGCCCGCGAGGCATTTCGTCTAGCGGCGCAGAAATTGTCGATCCCGACGCAGTTCCGCGAACGGGTTGGCGCGGTGGGAGCGGCGCATGGAGCCTAA
- the rplC gene encoding 50S ribosomal protein L3, with product MMGLIGKKLGMTQVFDPRGELIPVTVIHAGPCTVVQTKTTASDGYASVQVGFGEKKAQRATKAYRNHCVKAGKGIFSVLREFRARDDETYTVGQEIDLESVFKVGDRVDVTGTTKGRGFTGVIKRHGFSGFPGSHGTHEYFRHGGSIGNRSYPGRVLKGKRMAGQYGNERNTTQNLEVIEIRPTEHLVLVRGCVPGARNGLVLIRPAVKEIHRG from the coding sequence ATGATGGGACTGATCGGCAAGAAGTTGGGGATGACGCAAGTCTTCGACCCGAGGGGCGAGTTGATCCCCGTGACCGTTATCCACGCCGGCCCGTGTACGGTGGTGCAAACGAAGACCACCGCCAGCGACGGCTACGCAAGCGTCCAAGTTGGGTTCGGCGAAAAGAAGGCTCAGCGCGCGACGAAGGCGTACCGTAACCACTGCGTGAAAGCAGGCAAGGGAATCTTCAGTGTGTTGCGCGAGTTTCGCGCGCGTGATGATGAGACCTACACGGTTGGGCAGGAAATCGATCTGGAGAGCGTCTTCAAGGTGGGTGATCGCGTGGATGTGACCGGAACCACCAAAGGGCGCGGCTTTACAGGCGTCATCAAGCGCCACGGGTTCTCCGGTTTTCCGGGCAGTCACGGGACACACGAGTACTTCCGCCACGGCGGGTCGATTGGTAACCGGTCGTACCCAGGCCGCGTGTTAAAAGGCAAGCGCATGGCCGGGCAATACGGCAATGAACGCAACACCACCCAGAACCTGGAAGTGATCGAGATCCGGCCGACAGAGCACCTCGTGCTGGTGCGCGGCTGCGTTCCCGGGGCGCGAAACGGCTTGGTGTTGATCCGGCCGGCAGTCAAGGAGATACACCGTGGCTGA
- the rpsS gene encoding 30S ribosomal protein S19, whose protein sequence is MARSVKKGPFVDLHLLKKVQTMNVARERRVIKTWSRRSTITPDMIGHTLAVHNGRKFIPVFVSENMVGHKLGEFSPTRTFHGHSGDRKAEAKPSAAPPPGARA, encoded by the coding sequence GTGGCGCGTTCAGTCAAGAAGGGACCGTTCGTGGATCTGCACCTTCTCAAAAAGGTGCAGACGATGAATGTGGCTCGGGAGAGACGGGTGATCAAGACGTGGTCGCGGCGCTCGACGATCACGCCGGACATGATTGGTCACACGCTCGCCGTGCATAACGGCCGCAAGTTCATCCCGGTGTTCGTTTCCGAGAACATGGTGGGACACAAGCTGGGGGAGTTTTCACCCACGCGCACCTTTCACGGGCACTCGGGCGACCGCAAGGCGGAAGCGAAGCCCTCAGCTGCCCCGCCCCCAGGGGCAAGGGCATAG
- a CDS encoding 50S ribosomal protein L23 — protein MKDLHRVIASPLITEKGTLVNEQGNQFVFRVRPEANKIEIRRAIETLFKVKVEKVHTLNYLGKNRRVGHSVGQRPRWKKAYVTLAAGQRIDFFENV, from the coding sequence ATGAAGGATCTGCACCGCGTCATCGCGTCGCCCTTGATCACGGAGAAGGGTACGCTGGTCAATGAGCAGGGGAACCAGTTCGTCTTCCGCGTTCGGCCCGAGGCTAACAAGATCGAGATCCGTCGCGCCATTGAGACGCTTTTTAAGGTCAAGGTCGAGAAGGTTCACACCTTGAATTACCTGGGTAAGAATCGACGGGTGGGTCATTCGGTGGGACAGCGTCCGCGTTGGAAGAAGGCGTACGTGACCTTGGCCGCGGGACAGCGCATCGACTTTTTCGAGAACGTGTAG